A genomic window from Phyllopteryx taeniolatus isolate TA_2022b chromosome 2, UOR_Ptae_1.2, whole genome shotgun sequence includes:
- the LOC133474412 gene encoding ammonium transporter Rh type C, with protein sequence MGNCCEAMCNVRKNTNVRVSLPVVCFVWQIAMVILFGVFIRYDDESDAHWEEFKEKNNITSDIENDFYFRYPSFQDVHVMIFVGFGFLMTFLKRYSFGGVGFNFLIAAFGLQWALLMQGWFHALDPKTGKITIGVESLINADFCCAGSLIAYGALLGKVSPVQTLVFTLFGVTLFAVEEYIILDLLHCRDAGGSMVIHAFGGYYGLAISWVLYRPKLNLSKRLNGSVYHSDVFAMIGTLFLWMFWPSFNSAITDHGAGQHRTAINTYIALASSVLTAVAISSMSQKRGKLDMVHIQNATLAGGVAMGTAAEFMIMPYGALIVGFLTGIISTFGYLFVTPFLEKYLKLQDTCGVHNLHAVPGMLGGFTGAIVAAAATESVYSQQGLIDTFDFEGKFKNRSVGTQGGFQAAGTCVAIAFGLVGGALVGLILRIPIWGDPADDNCFDDEVYWELPEEEESIPPVLEYNNHMITKHQDLSESNFSVEQS encoded by the exons ATGGGGAACTGCTGCGAGGCCATGTGCAATGTCCGGAAGAACACCAATGTGCGGGTTAGTCTGCCCGTGGTCTGCTTCGTGTGGCAGATTGCTATGGTCATCCTCTTTGGAGTGTTCATCCGCTATGATGATGAGTCAGACGCTCACTGGGAGGAATTCAAAGAGAAGAACAACATCACAAGCGATATTGAAAATGACTTCTATTTCAGATATCCCA GTTTCCAGGACGTCCATGTCATGATCTTTGTTGGATTCGGTTTCCTGATGACCTTCCTGAAACGTTACAGTTTCGGAGGAGTGGGCTTCAACTTCCTGATTGCCGCCTTTGGCCTGCAGTGGGCTCTTCTCATGCAGGGCTGGTTCCACGCCCTTGACCCCAAGACTGGAAAAATCACCATTGGAGTGGAAAG TTTGATCAATGCTGACTTCTGCTGCGCCGGCTCTCTGATTGCCTACGGTGCCCTGCTGGGTAAAGTCAGCCCTGTCCAGACGCTGGTTTTCACCTTGTTCGGTGTCACACTCTTCGCTGTGGAGGAATACATCATCCTCGACCTCCTACAT TGCAGAGATGCTGGTGGCTCCATGGTGATCCACGCCTTCGGGGGATATTACGGTCTGGCCATCTCCTGGGTTCTGTACCGACCGAAACTTAACCTAAGCAAGCGCCTGAACGGATCCGTGTACCACTCGGATGTGTTCGCCATGATCG GTACATTGTTCCTGTGGATGTTCTGGCCCAGTTTCAACTCAGCCATCACGGACCACGGCGCCGGTCAGCACAGGACGGCCATCAACACTTACATCGCCCTGGCGTCGTCCGTCCTCACCGCTGTCGCCATATCCAGCATGTCCCAAAAGAGAGGCAAACTGGACATG GTGCATATACAGAATGCCACCTTGGCTGGCGGAGTTGCCATGGGAACTGCAGCTGAGTTCATGATCATGCCCTACGGCGCACTCATTGTGGGCTTCCTCACTGGCATCATCTCCACTTTCGGCTACCTTTTTGTCACG CCCTTTTTGGAAAAGTACCTAAAGCTTCAAGACACATGTGGTGTCCACAATCTGCATGCAGTCCCGGGCATGCTTGGCGGGTTTACTGGTGCAATTGTGGCTGCCGCCGCCACTGAAAGTGTCTACAGCCAACAGGG ACTGATCGACACCTTTGACTTTGAAGGCAAGTTTAAGAACAGGTCTGTGGGCACGCAGGGAGGCTTCCAGGCTGCTGGCACATGCGTGGCTATCGCCTTTGGGCTCGTGGGAGGAGCACTTGTTG gtcTCATTCTCAGGATCCCAATCTGGGGCGACCCTGCTGATGACAACTGCTTCGACGATGAAGTCTACTGGGAG TTGCCCGAGGAAGAGGAGAGCATTCCTCCAGTGTTGGAGTACAACAACCACATGATCACCAAGCACCAGGACCT aTCTGAGTCCAACTTCTCCGTGGAGCAAAGCTAG